A genomic stretch from Rhodomicrobium vannielii ATCC 17100 includes:
- a CDS encoding ABC transporter substrate-binding protein — translation MRLPILFALVFAINTAAFAGERTVTDDVGRTVTIPDEPKRIVVMHEPLLGVPLMDLGVSVVGGYGRTDDGKFVSIDFIDTVLGMGLPKPRGIGPFGQVDLERLRALNPDLIIGMEIDVDKVAQLSTVAPVYLQKVSNGKTRGIRVEEELARLLGRQQAFAERMAIYRARLETVRKVLPTDPTGKTYLAVFLTDQLNAVGDMSGAIQAIEDLGYTPLKLPQSSASGMGSTLLAPMNPEVFARANPDLLIVMNTYIGARDEAGTRAALDRIVPGWDRFTKPVREGNVVFLDSSKVTTPTVASALHTLDAIEVWAKKRR, via the coding sequence ATGCGATTGCCGATCCTGTTTGCGCTCGTTTTCGCCATCAACACCGCCGCCTTCGCGGGAGAACGCACGGTCACCGACGACGTCGGAAGAACCGTCACGATCCCCGATGAACCCAAGCGCATCGTCGTCATGCATGAGCCGCTGCTCGGCGTGCCATTGATGGACCTAGGCGTCAGCGTTGTCGGCGGTTACGGCCGCACCGATGACGGCAAGTTTGTCAGCATCGATTTCATCGACACGGTTCTCGGCATGGGACTGCCCAAACCGAGGGGTATCGGACCGTTCGGACAGGTCGACCTCGAACGCCTGCGCGCGCTTAACCCCGACCTGATCATCGGGATGGAGATCGACGTCGACAAGGTGGCGCAGCTTTCGACGGTCGCGCCCGTTTATCTCCAGAAGGTCAGCAACGGCAAGACGCGCGGCATCCGCGTCGAGGAAGAACTCGCGCGCCTTCTCGGTCGGCAGCAGGCGTTCGCGGAGCGGATGGCAATCTACCGCGCGCGCCTTGAGACGGTTCGAAAGGTGCTGCCCACTGATCCGACCGGCAAGACCTATCTCGCGGTATTCCTCACCGATCAGCTCAACGCGGTCGGCGACATGTCGGGCGCGATCCAGGCGATTGAGGATCTCGGCTACACGCCGCTGAAGCTGCCCCAATCGTCCGCATCCGGCATGGGCTCGACATTGCTCGCACCGATGAACCCCGAGGTCTTCGCGCGGGCGAACCCCGATCTTCTGATCGTCATGAACACCTATATAGGCGCACGTGATGAAGCCGGAACGCGCGCCGCCCTGGACCGCATCGTGCCGGGTTGGGATCGGTTCACGAAGCCGGTCCGCGAGGGAAATGTGGTGTTTCTCGATTCGTCGAAGGTTACGACCCCGACGGTGGCGAGCGCGCTGCACACGTTGGACGCCATCGAGGTCTGGGCGAAGAAGCGCCGCTAG
- a CDS encoding TonB-dependent receptor — protein sequence MLWGSRAAYAATMAFASTLVVVSASGQQAFAQEGTVALDTITVTGEKIERDIMETASSVSVISAEDLAKKQSAATVADAINDIPNVVYPGTVGAPIIRGQDTQGSNFGSTAFFGGTIPRATVNLDGHYSNFYELVYGGTSIWDVKSIEVFRGPQTTTQGANAIAGAIIVNTNDPTFNTEGAYQVEVGNHDKRRTSLMVNRPIIDNELAARFTLDYWSRSTFIDYTNPTFATGDNGVNFKTLNGRAKLLWTPTDIPGLTAKLTYAHTYNSRPTYEAASAPYEDLKNRTGSMPAYEQDTDSGVLDLSYDLGGEIKLFNQSQISSSHIARTIIPETLGAATIDQQNITNEARVTYGDVGSRLSGVTGVFIAHTTSEDWLNNRGISSFDDEKLNVGIYTESTYKLTDRWTLTGGLRYQRDNTQRWGSSAGFAPGQYLNFDETYDAWLPKVSLAYELIQDVTVGVLFNKGYTPGGVNLSFANSKYLTFDPETVNNYELFARAKMLDNKLTLTGNIFYADYSNAQRLQDDYLGSILYGAIVVNADSAEAYGLEVSGTYQLRDDFRIRAGTGLLHTRISEYTDAAGNAVNEGNKFGNAPGYTLSAGIDWDIIEKVKWSIDVRHTDGYYSADDNNPLYHVDNFTVANSRISYDWTDNTQLYAYVNNVFDERTPLWKYQDRSIGGVAANMLEPRMIGVGIKGKF from the coding sequence ATGTTGTGGGGCAGCAGGGCGGCTTATGCCGCAACGATGGCGTTTGCGTCGACGTTGGTTGTTGTATCGGCAAGCGGACAACAAGCGTTCGCGCAGGAAGGGACGGTCGCCCTCGACACGATCACCGTCACCGGCGAAAAGATCGAGCGCGATATCATGGAGACGGCGTCTTCGGTAAGCGTGATAAGTGCAGAGGATCTCGCCAAGAAGCAAAGCGCAGCAACCGTCGCCGATGCAATCAACGACATTCCCAATGTTGTCTATCCTGGCACAGTCGGTGCACCGATCATCCGCGGGCAGGATACACAAGGGTCGAATTTCGGGTCGACGGCGTTCTTCGGCGGCACTATACCGCGCGCGACCGTCAATCTCGACGGCCACTATTCGAACTTCTATGAGCTTGTATACGGGGGAACCTCGATCTGGGATGTCAAGAGCATCGAGGTGTTTCGCGGTCCGCAAACGACCACTCAGGGCGCAAATGCTATCGCCGGCGCGATCATCGTCAACACCAACGATCCGACCTTCAATACGGAAGGGGCATATCAGGTCGAAGTCGGAAACCACGACAAGCGCCGCACGTCGCTGATGGTTAACCGTCCCATTATCGACAACGAACTCGCCGCGCGCTTTACTCTCGATTACTGGAGTCGTTCGACCTTCATCGACTATACCAATCCGACTTTTGCGACGGGTGACAACGGCGTCAATTTCAAAACCTTGAACGGTCGCGCCAAACTCCTCTGGACACCGACGGACATCCCCGGCTTGACGGCTAAGCTGACATATGCACACACCTATAATAGCCGTCCAACCTACGAAGCCGCCTCGGCTCCGTATGAAGATCTCAAGAACCGGACAGGATCAATGCCGGCCTACGAGCAGGATACCGACAGCGGCGTCCTCGACTTGTCCTACGATCTTGGCGGTGAGATCAAGCTTTTCAATCAGTCGCAGATTTCGAGTTCGCATATCGCCCGCACGATCATACCGGAAACTCTCGGCGCAGCGACCATCGATCAGCAAAACATCACGAACGAAGCGCGAGTGACTTACGGCGACGTCGGCTCGCGGCTCAGCGGCGTCACAGGTGTCTTTATCGCCCACACCACGTCGGAAGACTGGCTCAACAACCGTGGCATATCCAGCTTCGACGACGAGAAGCTGAATGTCGGCATCTACACCGAGTCGACCTACAAGCTTACGGATCGCTGGACGCTAACCGGCGGTCTGCGCTACCAGCGCGACAATACCCAACGTTGGGGCAGTTCGGCAGGCTTCGCGCCCGGTCAGTATCTCAACTTCGATGAAACTTACGACGCGTGGTTACCGAAGGTCTCGCTCGCTTATGAGCTCATCCAGGACGTGACGGTCGGCGTCCTGTTCAACAAGGGCTATACCCCCGGTGGCGTAAATTTGAGTTTTGCGAACAGTAAGTATCTTACGTTCGATCCGGAGACGGTTAACAATTATGAACTTTTTGCTCGCGCCAAAATGCTGGACAACAAGCTTACGTTGACCGGCAACATTTTCTACGCGGACTATTCCAATGCCCAAAGACTTCAAGACGATTATCTTGGAAGCATTTTGTATGGTGCCATAGTCGTTAACGCCGATAGCGCCGAGGCGTACGGCCTTGAAGTCTCTGGAACCTATCAACTTCGAGACGACTTCCGCATTAGGGCGGGCACTGGCCTGCTTCACACCCGGATCAGCGAATATACCGACGCGGCCGGTAATGCGGTCAACGAGGGCAACAAATTCGGAAACGCTCCCGGCTACACGCTGAGCGCGGGCATCGATTGGGATATCATCGAGAAGGTCAAGTGGAGCATCGATGTGCGCCATACGGACGGCTACTATTCCGCAGACGACAATAACCCACTCTACCACGTCGATAATTTTACCGTCGCCAACAGCCGGATTTCCTACGACTGGACCGACAACACACAACTCTACGCCTATGTGAACAACGTCTTCGACGAGCGCACCCCGCTTTGGAAGTATCAGGACCGCTCGATAGGCGGTGTAGCGGCGAATATGCTGGAACCGCGCATGATCGGCGTCGGCATCAAGGGCAAGTTCTGA